The Nitrospirota bacterium genome contains a region encoding:
- a CDS encoding glycosyltransferase 87 family protein — MAGAGGILLGLFALPVMIPDYPRAVGALLGVYGAASLVWLGAVWRVVQSQAVGPQTLRLVVVFALLFRVVVVFQAPIQDDDLYRYVWDGRMTWHGVNPYQYAPADDALAAYRDPLIFPYINFSYVPTIYPPLTQLAFALVVGLFGETLLAMKLAWTAVDILVIVATIALLRAARIAPARVIVYAWAPLTIKEVAGSGHMDVFPVLLTLLAVLWAGRRPWLGASALGAAVAAKLYPVLLVPLFLRWFRARALLIPVIVVLAAVPFLSAPLGQAARGLVTYGTYWMFNPGLFDLLQRGLSLMTSHHILAAKLLAGIAVILAILWRVRHRDGTMRDLCESVVWILAFTLLLTPTADPWYLLWLLPFLCVHPNPGLLAWMGLSVLSYGFYYAHADVPWLRLIEYTPVFILLLWPLLTRRLSRTRAGIVAGPDPACTPTR, encoded by the coding sequence TTGGCCGGAGCCGGGGGCATCCTTCTCGGCCTTTTCGCCCTTCCCGTGATGATCCCGGACTACCCGCGAGCGGTCGGCGCGTTGCTCGGGGTGTACGGTGCGGCCTCGTTGGTTTGGCTCGGGGCCGTGTGGCGCGTCGTGCAGAGTCAAGCGGTCGGTCCTCAGACCTTACGCCTGGTGGTCGTCTTCGCGCTGCTCTTTCGCGTGGTCGTGGTGTTCCAGGCGCCGATCCAGGACGATGACTTGTATCGATACGTCTGGGACGGGCGGATGACGTGGCACGGCGTCAACCCGTATCAATATGCTCCGGCCGACGACGCGCTGGCCGCCTACCGCGATCCCCTGATCTTCCCCTACATTAATTTTTCGTACGTTCCCACCATCTATCCCCCCTTGACCCAACTCGCGTTCGCGCTCGTGGTGGGCCTGTTCGGCGAGACGCTGCTTGCGATGAAGCTCGCGTGGACCGCCGTGGACATCCTCGTCATCGTTGCGACCATTGCGCTGCTGCGAGCCGCCCGTATCGCCCCGGCCAGGGTGATCGTGTACGCTTGGGCGCCGTTGACCATCAAAGAAGTCGCGGGGTCGGGACATATGGACGTGTTCCCCGTACTCCTGACGCTCCTGGCGGTCCTGTGGGCCGGTCGCCGGCCATGGCTGGGCGCGAGCGCGTTGGGTGCGGCGGTCGCGGCCAAGCTGTATCCGGTCCTCCTCGTGCCATTGTTCCTCCGCTGGTTCCGCGCCCGTGCGCTCCTCATCCCGGTCATCGTCGTGCTCGCCGCGGTGCCGTTCCTCTCGGCGCCCCTCGGCCAGGCGGCTCGAGGTCTGGTCACGTACGGCACGTACTGGATGTTCAACCCCGGGCTGTTCGACCTGCTCCAGCGCGGCCTTTCGCTGATGACCTCGCACCACATCCTCGCGGCAAAGCTCCTCGCAGGCATCGCCGTCATCTTGGCTATCCTCTGGCGCGTCCGGCATCGCGACGGCACGATGCGCGATCTCTGCGAGTCGGTGGTGTGGATTCTTGCCTTCACGCTGTTGCTCACACCGACCGCAGATCCCTGGTACCTGTTGTGGCTTCTCCCGTTTCTGTGCGTGCATCCGAATCCGGGACTCCTCGCGTGGATGGGCCTTTCGGTGTTGAGTTACGGCTTTTACTATGCCCACGCGGACGTTCCGTGGTTGAGACTGATCGAATACACGCCGGTCTTTATCCTCCTCTTGTGGCCGTTGCTGACCCGACGGTTGTCACGAACGCGCGCCGGGATTGTGGCCGGGCCTGACCCCGCATGTACACCAACACGGTAG
- a CDS encoding transporter: MRHPALGAALGVIIIAMTFPAWAGPWTVAEGETIASLSMIQAEFDELFNIDHEKRPLPGPIRQRDTVLGLSYGLVEDWEASLQVSAYDSQQQFPGNEAEQSGLGDTRFGVKHLVYRGTVDVAAQVGMKLPGSYDADVIYAPGDGQADVELRTMAGKLWDRAFVALDAAYRFRAGAPSDEYEILLDTGYAITSQLHGRVLSRLVNALSGVGSADTPGVSLKQTEEDIVSVGGALAIQPFAGVTVTLQYMTVVAGRNTPARPDIGVSLAYSFDFFL; the protein is encoded by the coding sequence GTGAGGCACCCTGCGTTGGGCGCAGCGCTGGGAGTGATCATCATCGCCATGACGTTCCCCGCATGGGCCGGCCCTTGGACCGTGGCCGAGGGCGAAACGATCGCATCCCTAAGCATGATCCAAGCCGAGTTCGACGAGCTGTTCAACATCGATCACGAAAAACGACCGCTCCCCGGTCCCATCCGCCAGCGCGACACCGTGCTCGGCCTGTCGTACGGGCTTGTCGAAGACTGGGAAGCGAGCCTTCAGGTGAGCGCTTACGACTCCCAGCAACAGTTCCCAGGGAACGAGGCGGAACAATCCGGGCTTGGCGATACCCGGTTCGGCGTCAAGCACCTTGTCTACCGCGGGACGGTCGACGTCGCCGCCCAGGTCGGGATGAAGTTGCCCGGCTCGTACGACGCCGATGTCATCTACGCACCCGGCGACGGTCAAGCCGACGTCGAACTCCGAACCATGGCCGGAAAGTTGTGGGATCGCGCCTTCGTCGCCCTCGACGCGGCCTACCGATTCCGCGCCGGAGCCCCCTCCGACGAGTATGAGATCCTCTTGGATACCGGTTACGCCATCACCTCCCAGCTCCACGGCCGCGTGCTCTCGCGCCTGGTGAACGCGCTGTCCGGCGTCGGCTCCGCGGACACCCCGGGCGTCTCACTCAAACAGACGGAAGAAGACATCGTGTCGGTCGGCGGTGCGCTGGCCATCCAGCCGTTCGCCGGAGTGACGGTCACCTTGCAGTACATGACGGTGGTCGCCGGACGCAATACCCCGGCGCGGCCGGACATCGGCGTCAGTCTCGCCTACAGCTTTGACTTCTTCCTCTAA
- a CDS encoding HD domain-containing phosphohydrolase, whose protein sequence is MNRAWGGTSLTVRLIGLITTVVVVTLTLTTWRIYVDHNRSLEDDLGQRLLSIVQTAALSIDGAKHEEIVAPEDASIPEFLDLRSHLRRVQSANGLDSSIYTLRRLGNMTEFVVMTDEMPYIGNRYHLRTEMLPVFEQGRSAYTRLYTDEHGEWISAYAPIRDDAGTVVGLLDLDYHAETFQAASRLYRNRLLGLSAAALLIAGLLGAVFARSVARPVRSLTETMERVIQTDDLSIQVQPIGNIREMNEMARTFNILTGSLHHSRDKVRTTQLVTIGKLAELAEQRDPETGEHLQRMAAYTRILAEQLRRARRHRETITEAWIQAIFEAAPLHDVGKVAIVDRVLLKPGKLTDEEFEIMKTHSAIGEKILEGVDFLEIARQIAASHHEKWDGTGYPRGLAATAIPLPARIVALADVYDALTSRRVYKNAMPHETARRIILDGRGKHFDPVVVEAFLDTEDAFHPVRDGGAVTVALPRPVAFDRAA, encoded by the coding sequence TTGAACCGCGCTTGGGGCGGGACCTCCCTGACGGTCCGCCTGATCGGCCTCATCACCACGGTCGTCGTCGTCACGCTCACGCTCACGACCTGGCGTATCTACGTGGACCATAACCGATCGCTGGAAGACGACCTAGGCCAGAGACTCCTGAGCATCGTGCAGACCGCAGCGTTGAGCATCGACGGCGCCAAGCACGAGGAAATCGTGGCGCCAGAGGACGCGTCCATACCAGAGTTTCTCGACCTGCGCTCGCACCTTCGGCGCGTGCAATCGGCCAATGGCCTGGACTCGTCGATCTACACGCTGCGCCGCCTCGGGAACATGACCGAGTTCGTGGTGATGACCGACGAGATGCCCTACATCGGCAACCGCTACCACCTGCGGACCGAGATGCTCCCGGTATTCGAGCAGGGGCGATCCGCATACACGCGCCTCTACACCGACGAGCACGGCGAATGGATCTCGGCCTATGCGCCCATTCGCGATGATGCCGGCACCGTGGTCGGGCTGCTGGATCTCGATTATCACGCAGAGACGTTTCAGGCCGCCTCGCGCTTGTACCGCAATCGGCTGCTCGGACTGTCCGCCGCGGCATTGCTGATTGCCGGACTGCTGGGGGCGGTTTTTGCGCGTTCGGTCGCCAGACCCGTGCGCTCGCTCACCGAAACCATGGAGCGGGTGATTCAGACCGATGATCTCTCGATTCAGGTGCAGCCGATCGGCAACATTCGCGAAATGAACGAGATGGCCAGGACCTTCAACATCCTCACCGGCTCGCTGCATCACTCGCGCGACAAGGTTCGCACCACCCAACTGGTGACGATCGGCAAGCTGGCTGAGCTGGCCGAGCAGCGCGACCCCGAGACCGGTGAGCACCTCCAGCGCATGGCCGCGTACACCCGGATCCTGGCCGAGCAGTTGCGCCGCGCCCGCCGGCACCGGGAGACCATCACCGAGGCGTGGATCCAAGCGATTTTCGAAGCCGCGCCGTTGCACGACGTGGGCAAGGTCGCCATCGTCGATCGCGTGCTGCTCAAGCCCGGCAAACTGACCGACGAGGAATTCGAGATCATGAAGACCCACTCCGCGATCGGCGAGAAGATCCTGGAAGGCGTGGACTTCCTGGAGATCGCGAGGCAGATCGCGGCGAGCCATCACGAAAAGTGGGACGGCACCGGGTATCCCCGCGGACTGGCTGCAACAGCCATCCCGCTCCCCGCGCGCATCGTCGCCCTGGCCGACGTGTACGACGCGTTGACGTCCCGGCGAGTCTACAAAAACGCCATGCCCCACGAAACAGCCCGACGGATCATCCTTGATGGGCGCGGCAAACACTTTGATCCGGTCGTGGTCGAGGCCTTTCTCGACACCGAGGACGCGTTTCATCCGGTTCGGGATGGGGGTGCCGTCACCGTTGCCTTGCCGCGACCCGTTGCCTTCGACCGTGCGGCCTAA
- a CDS encoding mercuric reductase: MTGGAPVLHRWAPHGALVLPDDVHNQRLVANVHPPGWVNPEPAGRYNLVVIGAGPAGLVTAAIASALGAKVALVEKHLMGGDCLNVGCVPSKGMISAARAWAMLRRGAEFGFAGTEHIRYDFGAVMARMRELRARMSRVDSAQRFASLGVDVFLGEGRFASPDSVEVAGKTLRFAKAAICTGARAAAPPILGLAKAGYRTNETIFELTERPARLAVIGAGPIGCEMAQAFARFGTRVWLFERTERILHHEDGDAARIVQDRMQRDGVSFLFQTAPTRVERRGAEKVLHYRANNEARFIEVDEILIGVGRAPNVEGLHLEQAGVEYDAGTGVKVNHRLQSSNPRIFAAGDVCFPHKFTHAADATAQVLIQNALFPHPFGLGWARTDALVIPWTTYTDPEVAHVGLYERDAREKGLAVATFTVKLDEVDRAILDGEDDGFARVHLQKGTDKILGATIVAPHAGELISEVTVAMRAGLGLATVGAAIHPYPTQAEVIKKLANAWRRTTLTAGKKAVLARWFRWTRGG, translated from the coding sequence ATGACAGGAGGAGCCCCTGTTCTACATCGCTGGGCACCACATGGCGCCCTGGTTCTGCCCGACGACGTGCACAACCAACGGCTGGTCGCCAACGTCCATCCGCCAGGGTGGGTCAACCCCGAGCCGGCAGGTCGGTACAACCTCGTGGTCATCGGTGCCGGCCCGGCAGGCCTCGTCACCGCTGCGATTGCCTCGGCGTTGGGCGCGAAGGTCGCTTTGGTCGAGAAGCACCTCATGGGGGGTGATTGCCTCAACGTGGGGTGCGTGCCCTCCAAGGGCATGATCTCGGCGGCACGGGCGTGGGCCATGCTCCGCCGCGGCGCCGAGTTTGGGTTTGCGGGGACCGAGCACATCCGGTACGACTTCGGGGCTGTCATGGCCCGGATGCGCGAGCTGCGGGCTCGGATGAGTCGCGTGGACTCGGCGCAGCGCTTCGCGAGTCTGGGCGTGGATGTATTCTTGGGCGAAGGCCGTTTTGCGAGCCCTGACTCGGTTGAGGTGGCTGGGAAGACGCTGCGGTTCGCCAAGGCTGCGATCTGTACCGGTGCGCGGGCGGCAGCGCCGCCCATCCTCGGTCTGGCCAAAGCCGGGTACCGGACCAACGAGACAATCTTCGAACTGACCGAACGGCCGGCGCGGCTCGCTGTGATCGGCGCGGGTCCGATCGGGTGCGAAATGGCCCAAGCGTTCGCTCGGTTCGGCACTCGGGTCTGGCTGTTCGAGCGAACGGAGCGAATTCTGCATCACGAAGACGGCGACGCCGCGCGGATCGTGCAAGATCGCATGCAGCGCGACGGCGTCTCCTTCCTATTCCAGACCGCACCGACTCGGGTCGAGCGACGCGGCGCCGAGAAGGTCCTCCACTACCGGGCGAACAACGAAGCCCGATTCATCGAGGTGGACGAGATCCTCATCGGCGTGGGGCGCGCGCCCAACGTGGAGGGCTTACACCTGGAGCAGGCCGGGGTCGAGTACGATGCCGGGACCGGGGTCAAGGTCAACCACCGATTGCAATCCAGCAACCCGCGCATCTTTGCGGCGGGCGATGTGTGCTTTCCCCACAAGTTCACACACGCCGCCGACGCCACTGCGCAGGTCTTGATCCAGAACGCACTCTTTCCTCACCCGTTCGGCCTGGGCTGGGCCAGGACCGACGCCTTGGTGATCCCGTGGACCACGTATACCGACCCTGAGGTCGCGCACGTGGGACTGTACGAACGGGACGCCAGAGAGAAGGGCCTCGCGGTCGCCACGTTTACGGTCAAGCTGGACGAGGTGGATCGGGCCATCTTGGACGGCGAAGACGACGGCTTTGCGCGCGTTCACCTGCAAAAGGGCACAGACAAGATCCTCGGCGCGACGATCGTGGCCCCACACGCAGGCGAGCTGATCAGCGAAGTCACGGTTGCCATGCGGGCTGGATTGGGCTTGGCCACAGTCGGCGCTGCCATCCACCCCTATCCGACCCAGGCTGAGGTCATCAAAAAGCTCGCGAACGCCTGGCGCAGGACCACGCTCACCGCGGGCAAGAAGGCCGTGCTCGCCCGGTGGTTTCGGTGGACGCGCGGCGGATGA
- a CDS encoding TVP38/TMEM64 family protein: MSCRPDERGRFAIPTQRRAADTTTRETLLTRKLLVAAVLVAGVFAFFALDLGRYLTLAALKANRDALRNYSETHYVMSALVFMAIYCAQTALSLPGAAILTLTGGFLFGTVPGTLYVNAGATSGAALAFLAARYLFRDHVERRFGAKLESIQTGFARNAFSYLLTLRLIPLFPFFLVNLASGLTRIRLSTYVAATAIGILPGSVVYANAGRQLGAINSLQDIASPRVVGAFVLLGLLALVPVLYHRLRARSAMSTPSEDI, translated from the coding sequence TTGAGTTGCAGACCGGACGAACGAGGGAGGTTCGCGATCCCAACCCAGCGCCGCGCGGCCGACACCACCACCCGTGAGACACTGTTGACCCGCAAGCTGCTTGTCGCCGCGGTCCTGGTGGCGGGAGTCTTCGCATTCTTCGCCCTCGACCTAGGACGGTACCTCACGCTCGCCGCACTCAAGGCCAACCGGGATGCGTTGCGGAACTATTCGGAAACGCACTACGTGATGAGCGCGCTCGTCTTCATGGCAATCTACTGCGCCCAGACCGCGCTGTCGCTTCCGGGCGCGGCCATCCTGACGCTCACCGGCGGGTTCTTGTTCGGCACCGTTCCCGGAACGCTCTACGTCAACGCGGGAGCCACATCCGGCGCCGCGCTCGCCTTCCTGGCTGCGCGCTATCTCTTTCGAGACCATGTGGAGCGGCGATTCGGTGCGAAGCTTGAGTCGATCCAAACAGGTTTTGCCCGCAACGCCTTCAGCTACCTGCTCACCCTGCGCCTGATCCCCCTGTTTCCGTTCTTTCTGGTAAACCTCGCGTCCGGGTTGACGCGGATCCGACTATCCACCTATGTGGCTGCCACCGCGATCGGGATCCTTCCTGGGAGCGTGGTGTACGCGAACGCCGGCCGCCAATTGGGCGCAATCAACTCGCTCCAGGACATCGCCTCGCCCCGTGTGGTGGGAGCGTTCGTCCTGCTGGGGCTGCTCGCGCTGGTACCGGTGCTGTACCACCGGCTGCGCGCGCGGTCAGCCATGTCGACGCCATCGGAGGACATCTGA
- a CDS encoding glycosyltransferase 87 family protein, whose product MSRRLRFFTPNARPNAPSADGGLAALGVGIALVCIVLVQAGDLRAKVAHFLWLYGTMFALYLVAIAWISRSGDTPRLRLPLIVLIGVLCRAILLAGEPTLSDDIYRYQWDGRVQLAGTNPYRYPPNHPDLAFLRTPADANINHPDLETIYPPGAQWVFRAAAALSPDVSGQKAAFVLFDIATIGVIAALLRQRSHHPAWCLIYAWNPLVLIEYAHSGHVDSIAVFWLVLGLYSLGSGRPGWGMASLALAALAKYFAAILLPYAIVRSSLRRWIPLFVAVIVLGYAWFVDAPRAWFASLGVYAARWEFNSASFTALNLLLGHGVWTRAVLLAALLAWSLYHARRQQDPVRYAYLVIGFALTFSPTLHPWYVCWIVPFLCVYRSPAWIAFTGLVALSYWVWVDARAGGAWTIRPQLLALEYAPFYALLAWEGCTRVFPRRRGRASATEGVTVTSSS is encoded by the coding sequence ATGTCGCGGCGCTTGCGGTTCTTCACGCCCAACGCTAGGCCGAACGCCCCCAGCGCCGACGGCGGCCTCGCAGCGCTCGGCGTCGGCATCGCGCTCGTGTGCATCGTCCTGGTCCAGGCCGGAGACCTGCGGGCCAAGGTCGCACACTTTCTCTGGCTGTACGGCACCATGTTCGCGCTCTACCTCGTCGCGATCGCCTGGATATCCCGCTCCGGAGACACGCCGCGCCTCCGGCTGCCGCTCATCGTCCTGATCGGGGTGCTGTGCCGGGCGATCCTGCTCGCGGGCGAGCCCACGCTGTCGGATGACATCTACCGCTATCAGTGGGACGGCCGAGTCCAGCTTGCCGGCACCAACCCGTACCGGTATCCGCCCAACCACCCCGATCTCGCCTTCCTCCGCACCCCGGCCGACGCCAACATCAACCACCCTGACCTGGAGACGATCTATCCGCCGGGCGCGCAATGGGTGTTTCGGGCCGCGGCCGCGCTGTCCCCCGACGTGTCCGGCCAGAAGGCGGCCTTCGTGCTCTTCGATATCGCCACGATCGGGGTGATCGCAGCCTTGCTCCGGCAGCGCAGCCACCACCCCGCGTGGTGCCTGATCTATGCCTGGAACCCGCTGGTCCTGATCGAGTACGCCCACTCCGGCCACGTTGATTCCATCGCGGTGTTCTGGCTCGTCCTCGGCCTGTACAGCCTCGGAAGCGGCCGCCCAGGCTGGGGCATGGCCTCTCTGGCACTCGCGGCGCTCGCGAAGTACTTTGCGGCCATCCTGCTGCCGTACGCGATCGTCAGGTCGTCCCTGCGACGATGGATCCCGCTGTTCGTCGCGGTCATCGTGCTGGGGTACGCCTGGTTTGTGGACGCTCCGCGCGCGTGGTTTGCCAGTCTCGGTGTGTACGCGGCAAGGTGGGAGTTCAATTCAGCGAGCTTTACCGCCTTGAACCTGCTGCTCGGCCACGGCGTATGGACTCGCGCGGTGTTGCTCGCCGCGCTGCTCGCGTGGTCGCTCTACCACGCGAGGCGCCAGCAAGACCCGGTGCGGTACGCGTACCTGGTGATCGGCTTCGCGCTCACGTTCAGCCCCACGCTCCACCCCTGGTACGTGTGCTGGATCGTACCGTTTCTCTGCGTGTATCGCAGCCCCGCGTGGATCGCGTTTACCGGACTAGTCGCGCTCTCGTACTGGGTGTGGGTGGACGCGCGAGCCGGCGGGGCGTGGACCATACGCCCCCAACTCCTGGCGTTGGAGTATGCGCCGTTCTACGCGCTCCTCGCCTGGGAAGGGTGCACGCGCGTCTTCCCGCGGCGTCGGGGCCGGGCCAGTGCGACTGAAGGCGTCACGGTAACGTCATCATCCTGA
- a CDS encoding glycosyltransferase family 2 protein has translation MTPLFIVGLYFAILIGLALYGLHRVAMLYWYFRYSRRSASPVVPRLDPEEVPPVTVQLPLYNEVYVTERLVKAVSHLRYPRSRLRIQILDDSTDHTQDIARSAATVLAAAGFSVTYHHRNDRHEFKAGALKEGMERSPDDFFAIFDADFIPPPDFLERTMPHFRDPSVGMVQARWGYVNEDYSLLTRLQALLLDGHFVVEHSARYFSGRFFNFNGTAGVWRRQAIEEAGGWQGDTLTEDLDLSYRAQMQGWRFVFVPNLVCPSELPVDLHALRQQQHRWTKGSIQVCRKLLPQIWVSALPLRVKVEATCHLTANVNYLLMAALAVLTPPSLVLRYRIGLDGLAWWEGSLVLFSVISIGFFYTVTQTEQGRRWTARLAHIPLIIAFGIGMSVTCARAVLDALLARKSAFVRTAKYGIESTRDAWTDKSYRSLGPGIPIAEACLACYLAASLGALVTLKNWGALPLMLLFTAGFSYVAALAVLHAQR, from the coding sequence ATGACCCCGCTGTTCATCGTCGGGTTGTACTTCGCCATCTTGATCGGGCTTGCGCTCTACGGCCTGCATCGGGTGGCGATGTTGTACTGGTACTTTCGGTACTCGCGACGATCAGCCTCCCCGGTCGTCCCACGTCTCGACCCGGAGGAAGTCCCGCCGGTCACTGTCCAGTTGCCCCTCTACAACGAAGTGTACGTGACGGAGCGCCTCGTCAAGGCGGTCTCCCACCTGCGTTACCCGCGCTCGCGACTCCGCATCCAGATCCTCGACGACTCCACGGACCACACCCAAGACATCGCGCGCTCCGCAGCCACGGTTCTGGCTGCCGCCGGTTTCAGCGTGACGTACCACCACCGGAACGACCGTCATGAGTTCAAGGCGGGCGCTCTTAAAGAAGGGATGGAGCGCTCGCCGGACGACTTCTTTGCCATCTTCGATGCGGATTTCATTCCCCCGCCGGATTTCTTGGAGCGAACCATGCCTCACTTCCGGGATCCCAGCGTGGGGATGGTTCAGGCCCGCTGGGGCTACGTGAATGAAGACTACTCCCTGCTCACGCGGCTCCAGGCTCTGCTGCTGGACGGGCACTTCGTAGTCGAGCACTCTGCGCGGTATTTCTCCGGCCGCTTTTTCAACTTCAACGGCACCGCCGGCGTGTGGCGTCGCCAGGCCATCGAAGAGGCCGGCGGCTGGCAAGGCGATACGCTGACCGAAGACCTGGATCTCTCCTACCGGGCGCAGATGCAGGGCTGGCGCTTCGTGTTCGTTCCGAACCTGGTCTGCCCGAGCGAGCTGCCCGTGGATCTGCATGCGCTCAGACAACAGCAGCACCGCTGGACCAAGGGCTCCATCCAGGTCTGCCGGAAGCTCTTACCTCAGATCTGGGTCTCAGCACTCCCGCTCCGAGTCAAGGTCGAGGCCACGTGTCATCTCACGGCGAACGTCAACTATCTCCTCATGGCCGCCCTCGCCGTGCTCACACCCCCCTCCCTGGTTCTGCGCTATCGCATCGGACTCGATGGCCTGGCCTGGTGGGAGGGCTCGCTCGTCCTCTTCTCGGTCATCTCCATCGGGTTCTTCTACACCGTCACGCAGACCGAGCAGGGGCGCCGCTGGACCGCGCGCCTCGCGCACATTCCGTTGATCATTGCCTTCGGCATCGGAATGTCCGTCACCTGTGCCAGGGCGGTCCTTGACGCGCTGCTCGCTCGTAAGAGTGCGTTCGTTCGAACCGCCAAGTACGGGATCGAATCAACACGGGATGCGTGGACGGACAAGAGTTATCGCTCACTCGGGCCCGGCATCCCGATCGCCGAAGCGTGTCTCGCGTGCTACCTGGCCGCGTCGTTGGGCGCCCTCGTCACCCTGAAGAACTGGGGGGCGCTGCCGCTTATGCTCCTGTTCACGGCGGGCTTCTCGTATGTCGCGGCGCTTGCGGTTCTTCACGCCCAACGCTAG
- a CDS encoding DUF547 domain-containing protein, whose protein sequence is MRHPRLVLTVLLQVLLWGGTSHSAPQAERWPLWDTSQPESTTRVDHAAWDRFLGSYVVADHPSGINRVRYADVTAADRKALKTYLAQLQAIKVRGLNRAEQKAYWINLYNALTVDVMLDHYPVASIMEVNISPGLLSRGPWGKKLVTVEGQELALDDIEHRILRPIWKDPRAHYAVNCASLGCPNLQPKAFTADNTDALLDQAARAYVNHPRGVTVKDGKVMVSSIYIWFQSDFGGDDAGLLTHLRRYADEGLRRQLDGATRISDHSYDWKLNSP, encoded by the coding sequence ATGAGACATCCCAGACTCGTTCTGACGGTTCTCCTCCAGGTCCTCCTCTGGGGGGGAACGTCTCACAGCGCGCCACAGGCCGAGCGATGGCCGCTGTGGGACACCTCCCAACCGGAGAGCACAACGCGGGTCGATCACGCGGCGTGGGATCGCTTCCTGGGGTCGTACGTCGTGGCCGACCATCCCAGTGGGATCAACCGCGTGCGGTATGCCGACGTCACCGCCGCCGATCGCAAGGCCCTCAAGACCTACCTGGCCCAACTCCAAGCAATCAAGGTGCGAGGGTTGAACCGAGCGGAGCAAAAGGCCTACTGGATCAACCTCTACAACGCCCTGACCGTCGACGTGATGCTCGATCACTACCCGGTGGCGAGCATCATGGAAGTCAACATCTCCCCGGGCTTACTCAGCCGGGGACCATGGGGGAAAAAGCTGGTGACGGTCGAGGGCCAGGAACTCGCGCTGGACGACATCGAGCACCGTATCCTTCGCCCGATCTGGAAGGACCCGCGCGCGCACTACGCGGTCAACTGCGCGAGCCTGGGGTGTCCCAACCTCCAACCCAAGGCGTTTACGGCGGACAACACCGATGCGCTCCTCGATCAGGCGGCGCGAGCCTACGTCAACCACCCCCGCGGAGTAACCGTTAAAGACGGCAAGGTCATGGTTTCCAGCATCTATATCTGGTTCCAGAGCGACTTTGGAGGCGATGACGCAGGCCTCCTGACTCACCTCCGGCGCTACGCCGACGAGGGCCTTCGACGGCAACTCGATGGCGCCACGCGCATCTCCGATCATTCGTATGACTGGAAGCTGAACAGCCCGTGA